One stretch of Ictalurus punctatus breed USDA103 chromosome 5, Coco_2.0, whole genome shotgun sequence DNA includes these proteins:
- the nr1h5 gene encoding nuclear receptor subfamily 1, group H, member 5 → MREWMDPEMGMMTGGYLSGADAYGMAEPQYYDVLVDPLGYSYQDLDLQAFPYSQQHYNPTNVQVSVYGPPSSQPCNPAYPYSPQCLEPPCPADVELHEQVRGGMGTTPGMKRPRLGPGARVRGQDELCVVCGDKASGYHYNALTCEGCKGFFRRSVTKKAVYRCKSGGSCEMDMYMRRKCQDCRLRKCRAVGMLAECLLTEVQCQSKRLRKGAKHRGDSLSVLTAEDEESNESRNVSSTSRLPAPARVPSGLSREQKCVLNRIVEAYRRYRAQDGTRVRVSQGSCLQDGTDRLTDLTPLEIDRLLQFSKSIPGFELLDSADQSILLSSSSVEVMFLLLAQQFTENPSLYTSSLYPGNVSDSSHSWVKTSQSKTNSHEMLLNSGMSEELLGPVLNFFHSMAAIAVTDAEYALLVATSVLCSDRPYLCAVSCVENLQEFILELLSKVCRNGQGTTHGPCRFARLLGRLTELRTLHHNHLTLRPQQIWDMQH, encoded by the exons ATGAGAGAGTGGATGGATCCTGAGATGGGCATGATGACCGGAGGCTACCTCTCTGGAGCAGATGCTTACGGCATGGCAGAACCGCAGTACTATG ATGTGCTGGTGGATCCGTTGGGATATTCATACCAGGACCTTGATCTACAGGCTTTTCCCTACAGCCAGCAGCACTACAATCCAACAAACGTGCAAGTCTCTGTGTATGGACCCCCCAGCTCTCAACCGTGTAACCCAGCATACCCGTACAGCCCGCAGTGTCTGGAGCCTCCGTGTCCAGCAGACGTGGAGCTGCACGAGCAAGTGAGAGGAGGTATGGGTACGACACCGGGCATGAAGAGACCTCGGCTGGGGCCTGGAGCTAGGGTCAGGGGTCAGGATGAACTCTGCGTGGTGTGTGGGGACAAAGCTTCAGGATACCACTACAATGCTCTGACCTGTGAAGGCTGCAAAG GCTTCTTCAGGCGCAGCGTCACCAAGAAGGCTGTGTATCGGTGCAAGAGTGGTGGCAGCTGCGAGATGGACATGTACATGCGTCGCAAGTGCCAAGACTGCCGACTGCGCAAGTGTCGAGCTGTCGGCATGCTAGccgagt GTCTGCTGACTGAGGTACAATGCCAGTCAAAGAGGTTAAGaaagggggccaagcaccgaggCGACTCACTTTCGGTGCTCACCGCTGAGGATGAGGAAAGCAATGAAAGCAGAAATGTGTCCTCTACCAGTAGACTACCTGCACCAGCACGG GTGCCATCAGGAttgtccagagagcagaaatgTGTCCTGAACAGAATTGTGGAAGCTTATCGTCGGTACAGAGCTCAGGATGGCACTCGTGTCCGG GTGTCCCAAGGATCCTGTTTACAAGATGGTACTGATCGGTTGACCGACTTGACCCCTCTAGAAATAGATAGACTTCTGCAGTTCTCAAAGAGCATACCTG ggTTTGAGCTCTTGGATAGTGCTGATCAAAGCATTCTTCTCTCCAGCTCGTCTGTGGAGGTCATGTTCCTGCTCTTGGCTCAACAGTTTACTGAGAAtccgtccctgtacacctcat CTCTGTATCCTGGCAATGTGAGTGACTCCAGTCACAGCTGGGTGAAAACCTCACAGTCTAAGACCAACAGTCATGAGATGCTATTAAACTCAG GAATGAGTGAGGAACTCTTGGGGCCTGTGCTGAATTTCTTCCACAGTATGGCAGCCATCGCAGTGACGGATGCTGAATACGCTCTTCTCGTTGCTACTTCAGTGCTGTGCTCAG aCAGACCATATCTGTGTGCAGTGAGCTGTGTAGAGAACCTGCAGGAATTTATTCTGGAGCTGCTTTCCAAAGTGTGCAGGAACGGGCAGGGTACGACTCACGGGCCATGCCGTTTCGCCAGGCTGCTTGGCCGGCTAACAGAGCTGAGGACGCTGCACCACAACCACCTCACACTCCGACCGCAGCAGATCTGGGACATGCAGCATTGA